The sequence TGTGCGTTAAAGCAAAACTTCGTCGACATTTATTTGTACTTAATTGCGATTgcgtatattatattgtaatttagaaaaattatttcgcGTCATCTAGAACATTACCAATAACATTATCTGCAGCATTTCCTGCATGTTGAACTGTGTCCGCAACATTGTGCGCTATATTCGGCGGCCTAAACTTATCCATTGTATCTTTTATACCATCCTTAGCGTCTTTTACTCCATTTTGGACGGTATCTGTTACTTAATTGAATATACCGGAAACGATATACTTGATACCATTTACCGTATTCTCGATACCACTGTTAATGTCACTAAAAACATTTCCGACGATATTCTGAACAGAATGCAACGCGTCCTTGATCAAATTAGAGGAGTCTTCCGCAATCTTTCCTATCGAATCTTTCAAGTCCTCCGCGAACTTACGAAATTTCTCTTTGGCATCGTTCAAAGCCTTCTTCGTTATATTCTTAAGACTACCAAGAGCATTGAAAGAATGATTTTTCAGTTCGTTTATCACATTACTGATAGTTTCTTTGGTTTGATTCAAAATTTTCTCTGCATCCTGTCTCAACGAAGACAACGTTTGGTTCAAAGCAGCGCCTGTCTTATTCTTAGCATCCTCGAACTGATCTTTCGCTTCGTTTACAGCTCGAGCAGTATTCTGCATAACTTCTTTTATCATTCCTTGCGTGAAATTCTTTACGTTATTTATAATCTCCAAAGCTTTATTCGTCGCATTCAGTAACGTGTTGTTCATATCGTTCTCCAATTTGTTCAAAGCGTCGCTGATATTTTTATGAACCTGCTCTACTTGATGTTTAATGTTATCTTTCATAGCCTCGGACTCGTGCCTTATTTCGTCAACTTTGTCTTTAAGCTCCTGCAATCGTTTCTGCGTTTGGTTCTTAACGTCACCCACCAGCGTAGATATTATGTTAGTAACTTCCTTTATGTCATCTTGGATCTTGTCTGTCGCATTATGCAACACTTCT comes from Osmia bicornis bicornis chromosome 4, iOsmBic2.1, whole genome shotgun sequence and encodes:
- the LOC123987743 gene encoding LOW QUALITY PROTEIN: uncharacterized protein LOC123987743 (The sequence of the model RefSeq protein was modified relative to this genomic sequence to represent the inferred CDS: substituted 1 base at 1 genomic stop codon), with the translated sequence MDTLQQVVEGFVNEFEQIKGTVTNIVYKVVGDVLSEILRIKQEISNGIGNIENEGKEVLHNATDKIQDDIKEVTNIISTLVGDVKNQTQKRLQELKDKVDEIRHESEAMKDNIKHQVEQVHKNISDALNKLENDMNNTLLNATNKALEIINNVKNFTQGMIKEVMQNTARAVNEAKDQFEDAKNKTGAALNQTLSSLRQDAEKILNQTKETISNVINELKNHSFNALGSLKNITKKALNDAKEKFRKFAEDLKDSIGKIAEDSSNLIKDALHSVQNIVGNVFSDINSGIENTVNGIKYIVSGIFNXVTDTVQNGVKDAKDGIKDTMDKFRPPNIAHNVADTVQHAGNAADNVIGNVLDDAK